From a region of the Pirellulales bacterium genome:
- a CDS encoding PAS domain S-box protein, producing the protein MRPSPRKSEVKNRQQVTTLFLGAAVAVSLLVMNIALALRNTRQLNEDASWVGHTHEVIARLEHLLSLAKDAETGQRGFLISGDARYLEPYDAAVARINETVDEIATLTADNSRQQATIPALKEHVAAKLRELDKTIGIMTGDGFEAARQAVLSDRGRQAMDALRSVVGQMVEHEQDLLRDRRQASEHTYRVAVISGLLSGVAGLTAVGAFIVLMTRHLAVRAKASQTIAEQAERWRTTLSSIGDAVIATDFDGRITTMNAVAEELTDWKCDDAAGQPLDNVFRIVNEDTRQTVESPAARALYQGVIVGLANHTVLLAKDGTERPIDDSAAPIRCKDGEIVGCVLVFRDVTDRRNTELQLKERERQFHTLADSIPQLVWTAKPDGHIFWYNRRWYDYTGTTFEQMEGWGWQSLHDPQSLPNVLEKWNSAIASGRPFEMVFPLKGKDGTFRTFLTLIEPLLDQEGRVVQWFGTNTDITEAERFAARERFLLGEAATANAKFRAFFDQGPLFAGIMTLDGILIEPNRLSLEACGYTRDEVVGKPFWDCPWWNRSAALMDQIRGAIAQAATGQAFRAEMPYFVSDGSERIVDLVVLPIKGEDGNVLFLAPTGTDITDRKRAEEDREKFVTLAETITDFVGICDLQGQPFYVNKAGMRMVGLNEQEPLQDISVRDFFFPEDQPKMLDEFLPSVLKNGHGEVEVRFRHFRTGNALWMLYKVVALVDSHDNCVGLATVSRDITQRRDLENNLRQLASDLSEANHRKDEFLATLAHELRNPLAPIRNGLQLMKLADGDTDTVKEARALIERQVAQMVRLVDDLLDVSRITRGKIDLRREHVDIASIVQQAVETSRPAIESSQQELKIELPSQPIYLHADPVRMAQVFSNLLNNSGKYSEPGGCISIVVERQGPAAVISVKDTGIGIPPDMLPKIFDMFTQIDRSLDRSDGGLGIGLTLVRRLVDLHNGSVQANSAGPGQGSEFIIRLPIVVEIPEQLPEPAVTEQKLVDASRILVVDDNRDSATSLALLLKAAGNDTQIAHDGLAAVELADSFRPDVILLDIGLPRLNGYEVARRIRGQTWGQGMILVALTGWGQDDDRRKSKEAGFDGHMVKPVGYAALVKTLNELRAKPD; encoded by the coding sequence ATGCGACCATCGCCTAGAAAAAGCGAGGTAAAGAACAGGCAGCAAGTTACGACCCTGTTCCTGGGCGCCGCAGTCGCCGTATCCCTGCTCGTCATGAACATTGCGCTCGCGCTGCGCAATACCCGGCAATTGAACGAGGATGCTAGTTGGGTCGGTCATACCCATGAGGTGATTGCCCGCCTGGAGCACCTGCTGTCGCTGGCGAAGGACGCCGAGACGGGACAGCGGGGCTTCCTCATTTCTGGTGACGCGCGTTATCTCGAGCCCTACGACGCGGCCGTCGCCCGCATCAATGAGACGGTCGACGAAATAGCGACTTTGACGGCGGATAACTCTCGTCAGCAAGCGACGATTCCTGCCTTGAAAGAGCATGTTGCCGCCAAGTTGCGGGAACTCGACAAGACCATCGGGATCATGACCGGCGATGGTTTCGAGGCGGCTCGGCAAGCCGTCTTGTCCGATCGGGGCCGCCAAGCAATGGACGCCCTGCGCAGCGTCGTGGGGCAAATGGTCGAACACGAACAGGACTTGCTGCGGGATCGCCGTCAGGCGTCGGAACACACGTATCGAGTGGCCGTCATCTCCGGTTTGCTATCGGGCGTCGCGGGTCTGACGGCCGTCGGGGCGTTCATCGTGCTGATGACGCGACATCTGGCTGTTCGGGCCAAGGCGTCGCAAACCATTGCCGAGCAGGCGGAACGTTGGCGCACCACGCTCTCCAGCATTGGCGACGCAGTGATCGCGACAGACTTCGATGGCCGCATTACGACCATGAATGCCGTCGCCGAGGAACTTACCGACTGGAAATGCGACGATGCAGCCGGTCAGCCTCTCGACAATGTGTTTCGCATCGTGAACGAGGATACCCGGCAGACCGTCGAGAGCCCCGCGGCCAGGGCTTTGTACCAGGGCGTTATTGTAGGATTGGCGAACCACACGGTGCTGCTTGCCAAAGATGGCACCGAGCGACCCATCGACGATAGTGCCGCGCCCATCCGTTGCAAGGACGGTGAAATTGTCGGCTGCGTTCTCGTTTTCCGCGACGTAACTGATCGGCGAAATACGGAACTACAACTGAAAGAACGCGAGCGCCAATTTCACACGCTCGCGGACTCCATTCCGCAGCTGGTATGGACGGCAAAGCCAGACGGCCACATCTTCTGGTACAACCGCCGCTGGTACGACTATACCGGTACAACGTTCGAACAAATGGAAGGCTGGGGCTGGCAGTCGCTTCACGATCCCCAATCGCTGCCGAATGTTCTAGAAAAATGGAATTCGGCCATCGCGTCAGGTCGCCCGTTCGAGATGGTGTTTCCGCTCAAGGGCAAGGATGGCACCTTCCGAACGTTTCTGACTTTGATCGAGCCGCTCTTGGACCAAGAGGGTCGCGTTGTCCAATGGTTTGGCACGAACACGGATATCACCGAGGCGGAACGCTTCGCGGCGCGTGAGCGGTTCTTACTCGGCGAAGCCGCCACGGCCAATGCCAAGTTCCGCGCGTTTTTTGATCAGGGGCCGCTTTTCGCCGGCATCATGACACTCGACGGGATTCTCATCGAGCCGAATCGCCTCTCGCTGGAAGCCTGCGGTTACACCCGAGACGAAGTCGTTGGCAAACCGTTCTGGGATTGTCCTTGGTGGAACCGCTCTGCGGCGCTAATGGATCAGATCCGGGGGGCGATTGCCCAGGCCGCAACCGGCCAGGCCTTTCGCGCCGAGATGCCCTATTTTGTTTCCGATGGCAGCGAGCGGATCGTCGACCTGGTCGTGCTTCCTATCAAGGGAGAAGACGGGAATGTTCTGTTTCTGGCGCCCACCGGCACCGACATCACCGATCGCAAACGGGCCGAGGAGGACCGGGAAAAGTTTGTCACCTTGGCGGAAACCATCACCGACTTCGTCGGTATTTGCGATCTGCAGGGCCAACCCTTCTACGTCAATAAAGCAGGCATGCGGATGGTCGGCCTGAACGAGCAGGAGCCGTTGCAGGATATCTCGGTCCGGGATTTTTTCTTCCCAGAAGATCAGCCCAAGATGCTTGACGAGTTTTTGCCGTCGGTCCTAAAAAATGGCCACGGCGAAGTTGAAGTGCGTTTCCGCCATTTTCGGACTGGCAACGCGCTGTGGATGTTGTACAAGGTTGTCGCGCTGGTCGACTCGCATGACAACTGCGTCGGGCTGGCGACCGTCAGCCGGGACATCACGCAACGTCGCGATCTGGAGAACAATCTGCGACAGTTGGCCTCGGACCTTTCCGAGGCCAATCATCGGAAGGATGAGTTCTTGGCGACCTTGGCGCACGAGTTGCGCAATCCTCTCGCGCCGATTCGCAACGGTCTGCAGTTAATGAAGCTGGCCGACGGCGACACAGACACCGTCAAAGAGGCCCGAGCGCTCATAGAGCGCCAGGTGGCACAGATGGTCCGGCTGGTCGACGACCTGTTGGATGTCAGTCGTATCACGCGAGGAAAGATCGATCTTCGTCGCGAACATGTCGACATAGCGTCGATTGTTCAGCAAGCTGTGGAAACAAGCCGCCCTGCGATCGAATCCTCTCAGCAAGAGTTGAAGATAGAGTTGCCGTCGCAGCCCATCTATTTGCATGCTGATCCCGTCCGAATGGCGCAAGTGTTCAGTAATTTGCTCAACAACTCTGGCAAGTACAGCGAGCCGGGAGGCTGCATTTCGATCGTGGTCGAGCGACAGGGACCCGCGGCGGTGATCTCGGTGAAAGACACCGGCATCGGAATCCCTCCGGACATGCTGCCAAAAATTTTCGATATGTTCACGCAAATCGATCGATCATTGGACAGGTCCGACGGCGGGCTGGGGATCGGTTTGACGCTTGTCCGACGATTGGTCGATTTGCATAACGGTTCGGTGCAGGCAAATAGCGCTGGGCCAGGCCAAGGAAGTGAATTCATCATCCGGCTCCCGATTGTCGTCGAAATTCCTGAACAGTTGCCCGAGCCCGCCGTCACCGAGCAGAAACTTGTCGACGCGAGCCGCATTCTCGTGGTTGACGATAATCGCGATTCGGCCACGTCGCTGGCCTTGTTGTTAAAGGCCGCGGGTAACGACACGCAGATCGCACACGATGGCCTGGCAGCGGTCGAATTGGCGGACTCTTTTCGGCCCGATGTGATCCTGCTTGATATCGGCCTGCCTCGGCTGAACGGTTACGAAGTCGCCCGCAGGATTCGGGGGCAGACATGGGGCCAGGGTATGATCCTCGTCGCCCTGACGGGATGGGGCCAAGACGATGATCGGCGGAAGTCCAAAGAAGCCGGCTTCGACGGCCACATGGTCAAGCCGGTGGGCTATGCCGCGCTGGTAAAAACCTTGAACGAATTGCGCGCAAAGCCGGATTGA
- a CDS encoding alpha/beta hydrolase — translation MKRLVLIPLLCALPVLLSVSARAADDAAGATAVTDAPAKKESPYVQHQDVVFGDIDGVGLLMDIFTPTGKANGLGIVDVASGAWFSDRGKINDHKRARMFDTFCGRGYTVFAVRPGSRNRFTALEMLDNLNQGIRWVKAHAEEYKIDPDCLGLTGASAGGHLACLCAATAADGNPDDRDPLKRPSTRVKAVSVFFPPTDFTNWGKQKVSPDNPGGTSRMIGNLLFTGGITTQKNEEVYEQIKKISPALNVSSRFPPLLVYHGDADPLVPLQQSEVLIEALKKEGVAAELIVKPGGGHPWPTIHEEVKEVADWFDTHLPK, via the coding sequence GTGAAACGATTGGTCCTCATTCCCTTGCTTTGCGCATTGCCGGTACTTCTTTCTGTTTCCGCCCGCGCTGCCGACGATGCTGCCGGCGCCACCGCGGTTACGGATGCACCCGCGAAGAAGGAAAGCCCTTACGTCCAGCACCAGGACGTGGTCTTCGGTGACATCGACGGCGTGGGCTTGTTGATGGATATCTTCACACCCACGGGCAAGGCCAACGGTTTAGGCATTGTCGACGTCGCCAGCGGTGCATGGTTTTCCGATCGCGGCAAGATCAATGACCATAAACGTGCCCGCATGTTCGATACGTTCTGCGGCCGCGGTTACACCGTGTTCGCAGTGCGGCCAGGCTCGCGCAATCGTTTCACGGCGCTCGAGATGCTGGACAACTTGAACCAAGGCATCCGCTGGGTCAAAGCCCATGCCGAAGAGTACAAGATCGATCCCGACTGTCTGGGCCTGACGGGCGCATCTGCCGGGGGCCATTTGGCTTGTCTCTGTGCGGCCACGGCCGCTGACGGAAACCCGGACGACCGCGATCCGCTGAAGCGTCCCAGCACGCGAGTGAAAGCCGTGTCGGTGTTCTTCCCGCCGACCGACTTCACCAATTGGGGAAAGCAAAAGGTCAGCCCAGACAATCCCGGCGGAACGTCGCGGATGATCGGCAACCTGTTGTTCACCGGCGGGATCACGACGCAGAAGAACGAAGAAGTCTACGAACAGATCAAGAAAATTTCGCCGGCCTTGAACGTATCGAGCCGGTTTCCGCCGCTCTTGGTATATCACGGCGACGCTGATCCGCTGGTTCCCTTACAGCAGTCCGAAGTACTGATCGAGGCTCTGAAGAAGGAAGGTGTTGCGGCCGAACTGATCGTCAAGCCCGGAGGCGGACATCCGTGGCCCACGATTCATGAAGAGGTCAAGGAAGTCGCCGACTGGTTCGACACGCACCTGCCGAAGTAG